One Sphaerisporangium krabiense DNA segment encodes these proteins:
- a CDS encoding ATP-binding protein → MSGRGTYRDLEIAMVRGSRTDPGIEMARLLRALRDQAGISVREMERRSRDRRGGNGRVVPGLSKTTVSALIHQEKPTWPTREQFDAFVDTCLTHARAHGRNLPTHLGDEKGLGRRYAELSTRRARQAGRPPAAASPAPVPRQLPPAIGGFVGRSREMAELTALLSAEDARPPSVVIAAVSGSPGVGKTALALHWAHLVRDAFPDGSLYVNLRGGDRDALAPEDVLEGFLRALNVAKDGIPPLLDDRARLYRSVLDKRRTLVVLDNAASVQQVRPLLPASPGSMAIVTSRTRLTGLIVQEGAHPLPVDLLPAAEAHELLRQVVGADRTAAEPEAVAEITRMCACLPLALRIAAERIAIHPHDGLADLAAELGVEHERLGVLETEDVSVRTAFALSYQDLPEEAAHLFRLLALHPGPDISTRAAEALAGLGPAQTRRRLDRLTQAHLLEETGKGRYRFHDLLRCYAREVLAEERERAAEAAEEHRRAEDRLIAWYAHSAAAVSRMLAPSPSAYQPVPAPPPAGCRPERFAGHADALRWCDAERANLVAATRRAAESGGNEAWQIPTTLMFACYLGAYVVADWMALLEPALPAVRRAGEPNAEGVILFSLGLVHWQAHRFDESVACFQEAAGLWRSTGYRWGEGSALHKLAETYALQQRFEEAERLFRKVLATAEELGERWGRGNVLVSLGNLCKSAGRTEEAIAYLNEALTTYRDTRPDLVGNGAALIGLGDVHRSLGRHDRAIDYYRQALTSSHEGGSRGDEVRTLYHLGESLFHAGQAEEAYRVLSEAMAVFDELGDPRADAARDLIDKICAGHGPPPADGGGP, encoded by the coding sequence ATGTCCGGACGCGGCACGTACCGAGACCTGGAGATCGCGATGGTCAGGGGCAGCAGAACCGATCCCGGTATTGAAATGGCGCGGTTGCTCCGCGCGCTGCGCGACCAGGCCGGCATCAGCGTCCGCGAGATGGAACGGCGCAGCCGCGACCGCCGCGGCGGGAACGGCCGCGTGGTCCCCGGCCTGTCCAAGACCACGGTCAGCGCGCTGATCCACCAGGAGAAGCCCACCTGGCCCACCCGCGAGCAGTTCGACGCCTTCGTGGACACCTGCCTCACCCACGCGCGGGCGCACGGCCGGAACCTGCCCACGCACCTGGGCGACGAGAAGGGGCTCGGCCGGCGCTACGCCGAGCTGAGCACGCGGCGGGCCCGCCAGGCCGGACGCCCGCCCGCCGCCGCGTCCCCCGCTCCCGTGCCCCGCCAGCTCCCCCCGGCCATCGGCGGGTTCGTCGGCAGGAGCCGCGAGATGGCCGAGCTCACGGCCCTGCTGAGCGCCGAGGACGCCCGCCCGCCGTCGGTGGTGATCGCCGCGGTCTCCGGCAGCCCGGGCGTCGGCAAGACCGCGCTCGCGCTGCACTGGGCGCACCTGGTCCGCGACGCGTTCCCCGACGGCAGCCTGTACGTCAACCTGCGCGGCGGCGACCGGGACGCGCTCGCGCCCGAGGACGTCCTCGAAGGGTTCCTCCGCGCGCTGAACGTGGCCAAGGACGGCATCCCGCCCCTGCTGGACGACCGGGCGCGCCTGTACCGCTCGGTCCTGGACAAACGCCGCACCCTCGTCGTGCTGGACAACGCGGCCTCCGTCCAGCAGGTGCGGCCGCTGCTCCCGGCGTCCCCCGGGTCCATGGCGATCGTCACCAGCCGCACCCGGCTGACCGGGCTGATCGTCCAGGAGGGCGCGCACCCCCTTCCCGTGGACCTGCTGCCGGCGGCCGAGGCGCACGAGCTGCTGCGGCAGGTCGTGGGCGCCGACCGGACGGCGGCCGAGCCGGAGGCCGTCGCCGAGATCACCCGGATGTGCGCCTGCCTGCCGCTCGCGCTGCGCATCGCCGCCGAGCGCATCGCCATCCACCCCCACGACGGGCTCGCCGACCTGGCCGCCGAGCTTGGCGTGGAACACGAACGCCTCGGCGTGCTGGAGACCGAGGACGTGTCGGTGCGCACCGCGTTCGCCCTGTCCTACCAGGACCTCCCCGAGGAGGCCGCCCATCTGTTCCGGCTGCTCGCCCTCCACCCGGGCCCCGACATCAGCACGCGGGCGGCCGAGGCGCTGGCCGGGCTCGGCCCGGCCCAGACCCGGCGGCGCCTCGACAGGCTGACCCAGGCCCATCTGCTGGAGGAGACCGGCAAGGGCCGGTACCGCTTCCACGACCTGCTGCGCTGTTACGCCCGCGAGGTCCTGGCCGAGGAGCGCGAGCGCGCGGCCGAGGCGGCCGAGGAGCACCGGCGGGCCGAGGACAGGCTCATCGCCTGGTACGCGCACTCCGCGGCCGCGGTCAGCCGCATGCTGGCCCCCTCCCCCTCCGCCTACCAGCCCGTGCCGGCCCCGCCGCCGGCCGGGTGCCGTCCGGAACGCTTCGCCGGCCACGCCGACGCGCTGCGGTGGTGCGACGCCGAACGCGCCAACCTCGTCGCCGCGACCCGGCGGGCCGCCGAGAGCGGCGGGAACGAGGCCTGGCAGATCCCCACCACGCTGATGTTCGCCTGCTACCTGGGCGCGTACGTGGTGGCCGACTGGATGGCCCTGCTGGAGCCGGCGCTCCCCGCCGTACGGCGGGCCGGCGAGCCGAACGCCGAAGGGGTGATCCTTTTCAGCCTCGGCCTCGTCCACTGGCAGGCCCATCGGTTCGACGAGAGCGTCGCCTGCTTCCAGGAGGCGGCCGGGTTGTGGCGGAGCACCGGCTACCGCTGGGGTGAGGGCAGCGCCCTGCACAAACTGGCGGAGACCTACGCGCTGCAGCAGCGCTTCGAGGAGGCGGAACGCCTGTTCCGTAAGGTTCTGGCCACCGCGGAGGAGCTCGGTGAGCGGTGGGGTCGCGGCAACGTCCTGGTGAGCCTCGGGAACCTGTGCAAGAGCGCGGGCAGGACGGAGGAAGCCATCGCCTACCTCAACGAGGCGCTGACCACCTACCGCGACACCCGGCCGGACCTGGTGGGCAACGGAGCCGCGCTGATCGGCCTCGGCGACGTCCACCGGAGCCTCGGACGGCACGACCGCGCCATCGACTACTACCGCCAGGCCCTGACCAGCAGCCACGAAGGAGGCAGCCGGGGCGACGAGGTGCGGACCCTCTATCACCTCGGCGAGAGCCTCTTCCACGCCGGTCAGGCCGAGGAGGCGTACCGCGTGCTGTCCGAGGCGATGGCCGTCTTCGACGAGCTCGGCGATCCGCGGGCCGACGCGGCCCGTGACCTGATCGACAAGATCTGCGCCGGTCACGGGCCGCCTCCGGCGGACGGCGGCGGCCCGTGA
- a CDS encoding isocitrate lyase/PEP mutase family protein: MTFHELHHGDRPLILPNAWDVPSALAFLDAGFPAVGTTSFGVAAGLGRPDGERATAGANLALARALGRLPCPVSVDIEDGYADDPGQVAAYAAEVARAGAAGVNIEDGGTTGLVAPAAHAAKVAAIKQECPNLFVNARVDTYWLGEDATVAATLDRAAAYVAAGADGIFVPGAVEPSVIASLAAGIPVPLNVLVVPGLSADETARLGVRRVSTGSLPYRAALDAAVGVATAVRDGRPVPAATPYADAQARLVRYART, from the coding sequence ATGACCTTCCATGAACTCCACCACGGCGACCGGCCGCTGATCCTGCCCAACGCCTGGGACGTGCCGTCCGCGCTCGCCTTCCTGGACGCCGGCTTCCCGGCCGTCGGCACGACCAGCTTCGGCGTCGCCGCCGGTCTCGGCCGCCCGGACGGCGAGCGGGCGACCGCGGGGGCCAACCTCGCGCTCGCCCGCGCCCTCGGCCGCCTGCCCTGCCCCGTCAGCGTGGACATCGAGGACGGCTACGCCGACGACCCCGGCCAGGTCGCCGCGTACGCCGCCGAGGTGGCGCGGGCCGGCGCGGCGGGCGTCAACATCGAGGACGGCGGCACGACAGGGCTGGTCGCGCCGGCGGCGCACGCCGCGAAGGTGGCCGCGATCAAACAGGAGTGCCCGAACCTGTTCGTGAACGCCCGCGTCGACACGTACTGGCTCGGCGAGGACGCCACGGTCGCCGCCACGCTCGACCGCGCGGCGGCCTACGTCGCGGCCGGCGCGGACGGGATCTTCGTCCCCGGCGCGGTGGAGCCGTCCGTCATCGCGTCGTTGGCGGCGGGGATCCCCGTGCCGCTCAACGTGCTGGTGGTTCCCGGGCTCTCGGCCGACGAGACGGCCCGGCTCGGCGTCCGCCGCGTGAGCACGGGCTCGCTGCCCTACCGCGCCGCCCTGGACGCGGCCGTCGGCGTGGCCACCGCCGTCAGGGACGGCCGGCCCGTGCCCGCCGCGACCCCGTACGCCGACGCGCAGGCCCGTCTCGTCCGCTACGCCCGCACGTAG
- the proS gene encoding proline--tRNA ligase, which produces MTPQGEDFSAWYNELVAKAQLVDRGPARGTMVIRPYGYRLWELLQAELDRRIKDTGHENAYFPMLIPESYLRREAEHVEGFSPELAVVTHAGGKELEEPLIVRPTSETIIGEMMAKWVSSHRDLPLLLNQWANVVRWELRPRMFLRTTEFLWQEGHTAHADEADAMRETMLALDLYTEVARDIAAIPVVPGEKTPGERFAGAVRTYTIEGMMRDGKALQAGTSHYMGTNFAEAFDIRYTSGTGRLEPCHTTSWGMTTRMIGAVIMTHGDDKGLVLPPRLAPYQVVVVPIGRGDQLERTSAAARELADRLKAAGVRAHVDDRAQLSPGFRFNDWELRGVPVRLELGPRDLESGTVVMVRRLGDEGKQSIPVSSAPDVIPGLLEEFQEFLLRRATAFRDGHTAAADSWDVFVEVVASGWASALHCGAPACEDDIKAKTAATPRCIPLDGAAETGRCVHCGEPSAYGKRVLFGRAY; this is translated from the coding sequence GTGACGCCTCAGGGCGAGGACTTCTCGGCCTGGTACAACGAGCTGGTGGCCAAGGCCCAGCTCGTGGACCGGGGCCCGGCGAGGGGCACCATGGTCATCCGACCGTACGGCTACCGTCTGTGGGAGCTTCTCCAGGCCGAGCTCGACCGCCGGATCAAGGACACCGGCCACGAGAACGCCTACTTCCCGATGCTCATCCCCGAAAGCTACCTGCGGCGCGAGGCCGAGCACGTCGAGGGGTTCTCGCCCGAGCTGGCCGTGGTGACGCACGCGGGCGGCAAGGAGCTGGAAGAGCCGCTGATCGTCCGGCCCACGTCGGAGACGATCATCGGCGAGATGATGGCCAAGTGGGTCTCCTCCCACCGCGACCTGCCGCTGCTGCTGAACCAGTGGGCCAACGTCGTGCGCTGGGAGCTGCGTCCGCGCATGTTCCTGCGCACCACCGAGTTCCTCTGGCAGGAGGGCCACACCGCGCACGCCGACGAGGCCGACGCCATGCGCGAGACGATGCTCGCCCTCGACCTGTACACGGAGGTCGCCCGCGACATCGCGGCGATCCCGGTCGTCCCCGGCGAGAAGACCCCCGGGGAGCGCTTCGCGGGCGCGGTGCGCACCTACACCATCGAGGGCATGATGCGGGACGGCAAGGCGCTGCAGGCCGGCACCTCCCACTACATGGGCACGAACTTCGCCGAGGCCTTCGACATCCGCTACACCTCCGGCACCGGCCGTCTCGAACCGTGCCACACGACGTCGTGGGGTATGACCACCCGCATGATCGGCGCGGTCATCATGACCCACGGCGACGACAAGGGCCTGGTGCTGCCGCCCCGGCTGGCCCCTTACCAGGTCGTCGTGGTGCCGATCGGGCGCGGCGACCAGCTGGAGCGCACGTCGGCGGCCGCGCGCGAGCTCGCGGACCGGCTGAAGGCGGCGGGCGTCCGCGCGCACGTCGACGACCGCGCCCAGCTCTCCCCCGGGTTCCGGTTCAACGACTGGGAGCTGCGCGGCGTCCCCGTCCGCCTGGAGCTCGGCCCGCGCGACCTGGAGTCCGGCACCGTGGTCATGGTCAGGAGGCTCGGGGACGAGGGCAAGCAGAGCATTCCGGTCTCCTCGGCGCCGGACGTCATCCCGGGCCTGCTGGAGGAGTTCCAGGAGTTCCTGCTGCGCCGGGCGACCGCCTTCCGGGACGGGCACACCGCCGCCGCCGACTCCTGGGACGTCTTCGTCGAGGTCGTGGCCTCGGGCTGGGCGTCGGCCCTGCACTGCGGCGCGCCCGCGTGCGAGGACGACATCAAGGCGAAGACCGCCGCGACGCCGCGCTGCATCCCGCTCGACGGCGCCGCGGAGACGGGCCGCTGCGTGCACTGCGGCGAGCCGTCGGCGTACGGCAAGCGCGTCCTGTTCGGCCGCGCCTACTGA
- a CDS encoding DUF2218 domain-containing protein, translating into MPSSTAYVATPRPARYIKQLVAHLGNKIPTELADDGRGTLTFGAHDLCVLTVSEHQDHLVMIAAAGDEEALARVRDVVTRHLVRFATQEELTVEWTPFVTADTMHIVDPVLGDYASTHSTPPDDVLRDLIVRTRDIAGGRAAMQVSHDEGTLLTILTRMVDARNAVEVGVFTGYSSICIARGLAEGGRLLACDVSDEWTAVAREFWERAGVADRIDLKLGPAADTLRALPPDPVIDIAFIDADKGNYPVYYEEIVTRLRPGGVILLDNVLLGARVADPAYQEDHHRAMRVLNDHIAHDDRVDAVMLPFRDGLTIARKR; encoded by the coding sequence TTGCCTTCCTCGACGGCGTATGTCGCCACACCCCGTCCGGCCCGCTATATCAAGCAGCTCGTCGCGCACCTGGGCAACAAGATTCCCACCGAGCTGGCGGACGACGGCAGGGGGACGCTCACGTTCGGCGCCCATGACCTGTGCGTGCTCACCGTCTCCGAGCACCAGGACCACCTGGTCATGATCGCCGCCGCCGGGGACGAGGAGGCGCTGGCGCGCGTGCGGGACGTCGTCACGCGCCACCTCGTGCGCTTCGCCACCCAGGAGGAGCTGACCGTCGAGTGGACGCCGTTCGTGACGGCGGACACGATGCACATCGTGGACCCCGTCCTCGGCGACTACGCGTCGACGCACTCCACGCCGCCGGACGACGTGCTGCGGGACCTGATCGTCAGGACCCGGGACATCGCGGGCGGCAGGGCCGCCATGCAGGTGTCCCACGACGAGGGCACCCTGCTGACCATCCTGACGCGCATGGTGGACGCGCGGAACGCGGTCGAGGTCGGCGTGTTCACCGGCTACTCCTCGATCTGCATCGCCCGGGGGCTGGCCGAGGGCGGGCGCCTGCTCGCGTGCGACGTCAGCGACGAGTGGACGGCCGTCGCCCGGGAGTTCTGGGAACGCGCCGGCGTCGCCGACCGTATCGACCTGAAGCTCGGCCCGGCCGCCGACACCCTGCGCGCGCTGCCCCCCGACCCGGTCATCGACATCGCCTTCATCGACGCCGACAAGGGCAACTACCCGGTCTACTACGAAGAGATCGTCACCCGCCTGCGCCCGGGCGGCGTCATCCTCCTGGACAACGTCCTCCTCGGCGCCCGCGTGGCCGACCCCGCCTACCAGGAGGACCACCACCGCGCGATGCGCGTCCTCAACGACCACATCGCCCACGACGACCGCGTCGACGCCGTGATGCTCCCCTTCCGCGACGGCCTCACCATCGCCCGCAAACGCTGA
- a CDS encoding ABC transporter permease — MNTLTGTGGLARLILRRDRVLMPLWVLLLGLVPLSYVASINELFPTAAGRHQYFTASAHNAAFVALYGRLFGDDLGQLVAWRAGFLPIVVGLFAILTVIRHTRTEEESGRRELLASTVAGRHAGLAAALLTTLVASLVMGLLLAVGMLGQDMPASGSWAFGLQLTLTGWVFAAVGGVAAQLTSGAGGARGAAIIVLGVAYVLRVVGDMSGIGDGALSWVAWLSPFGWAEHLRPYGGEQWWSALPAVAFTGLLAAAAVALSARRDVGAGLLPPRLGPASAAPGLASPLALAWRLHRGLLSGWAAGFAVLGVVLGYLAGSVGDLVRDNAQMTEIFAKLGGASGLIDSYLAAMTQLFGLVAAGYAIQATLRARAEESGGRAEPVLGTAVGRVRWMGGHLVFSLLGPAALLAVAGLAVGLTHGLNTGAVGREVPRALAGTLVQLPAVWILAAIAVLLFGLLPRFSAASWGGLVICLLAGLVGSALGLDERVLEISPFTHLPKLPGGEVSAAPLVWLTAIAALLTAAGLTAFRRRDVPVG, encoded by the coding sequence ATGAACACCCTGACGGGCACGGGCGGGCTCGCCCGGCTGATCCTCCGGCGCGACCGCGTGCTGATGCCGCTGTGGGTGCTGTTACTCGGCCTCGTCCCCCTCTCCTACGTCGCCTCGATCAACGAGCTGTTCCCCACGGCCGCCGGGCGGCACCAGTACTTCACCGCCAGCGCCCACAACGCCGCCTTCGTCGCGCTCTACGGCCGCCTGTTCGGCGACGACCTCGGCCAGCTCGTCGCCTGGCGCGCCGGGTTCCTCCCGATCGTGGTCGGCCTGTTCGCGATCCTCACCGTCATCCGCCACACCCGCACCGAGGAGGAGAGCGGCCGGCGCGAGCTGCTCGCCTCGACCGTGGCGGGACGGCACGCGGGCCTGGCCGCGGCGCTGCTCACCACGCTCGTCGCGTCGCTGGTCATGGGCCTGCTGCTGGCGGTGGGCATGCTGGGCCAGGACATGCCCGCCTCGGGCTCGTGGGCCTTCGGACTGCAGCTCACCCTGACCGGGTGGGTGTTCGCCGCGGTCGGCGGCGTGGCCGCGCAGCTCACCAGCGGCGCGGGCGGCGCGCGCGGCGCCGCGATCATCGTCCTCGGCGTCGCGTACGTACTGCGGGTGGTCGGCGACATGAGCGGCATCGGCGACGGCGCCCTGTCGTGGGTGGCCTGGCTGTCGCCGTTCGGCTGGGCCGAGCACCTGCGCCCCTACGGCGGCGAGCAGTGGTGGTCCGCCCTGCCGGCGGTCGCCTTCACCGGGCTGCTCGCGGCGGCGGCCGTCGCGCTCTCGGCGCGCCGCGACGTCGGCGCGGGTCTCCTGCCGCCCCGGCTCGGCCCCGCCTCCGCGGCGCCGGGCCTGGCCTCGCCGCTGGCCCTGGCCTGGCGGCTGCACCGGGGCCTGCTGTCCGGATGGGCCGCCGGGTTCGCCGTGCTCGGCGTGGTGCTCGGCTACCTGGCCGGGAGCGTCGGCGACCTGGTGCGCGACAACGCGCAGATGACCGAGATCTTCGCCAAGCTCGGCGGCGCGTCCGGCCTCATCGACAGCTATCTCGCCGCGATGACGCAGCTCTTCGGGCTGGTCGCGGCCGGATACGCCATCCAGGCCACGCTGCGCGCCCGCGCCGAGGAGTCCGGGGGCCGCGCCGAGCCGGTGCTCGGCACCGCCGTGGGCAGGGTCCGCTGGATGGGCGGCCACCTGGTGTTCTCGCTGCTCGGCCCCGCCGCCCTGCTGGCCGTCGCCGGCCTCGCCGTCGGCCTGACCCACGGCCTGAACACCGGCGCGGTCGGCCGCGAGGTGCCCCGGGCACTGGCGGGGACCCTCGTCCAGCTCCCCGCGGTGTGGATCCTGGCCGCGATCGCGGTCCTGCTGTTCGGCCTGCTCCCCCGCTTCTCGGCCGCGAGCTGGGGCGGGCTGGTGATCTGCCTGCTGGCCGGGCTGGTCGGCAGCGCGCTCGGCCTCGACGAGCGCGTCCTGGAGATCTCCCCGTTCACGCACCTGCCCAAGCTGCCCGGCGGCGAGGTCAGCGCGGCGCCGCTGGTGTGGCTGACGGCCATCGCCGCGCTCCTGACGGCGGCGGGCCTCACCGCCTTCCGCCGCAGGGACGTCCCCGTCGGCTGA
- a CDS encoding ABC transporter ATP-binding protein: protein MTDAIAVAGLVKTFGPTRALDGLDLAVRTGEVHGFLGPNGAGKSTTIRILLGMMRADAGTARLLGGDPWADATALHRRLAYVPGDVTLWPGLSGGEVIDLLGRMRGGLDKRRKADLLERFDLDPRKKGRAYSKGNRQKVALIAALASDVELLLLDEPTSGLDPLMEEVFRDAVREEQRRGDRTVLLSSHILSEVEALCDRLTIIRDGRAVETGTLDDLRHLSRTTIQAELAGPVDGLASLPGVHDLRAENGRVRFDVDTEALDPALRHLTAVGVRSLVSRPPTLEELFLRHYDRGQAAEVSR from the coding sequence ATGACTGACGCCATCGCGGTGGCAGGGCTGGTCAAGACGTTCGGCCCCACACGGGCGCTGGACGGCCTCGACCTCGCCGTACGCACCGGCGAGGTGCACGGCTTCCTGGGCCCGAACGGCGCGGGAAAGAGCACGACCATCAGGATCCTCCTCGGCATGATGCGCGCGGACGCCGGCACGGCCCGGCTGCTCGGCGGCGACCCCTGGGCCGACGCGACCGCGCTGCACCGCCGGCTGGCCTACGTGCCCGGCGACGTCACGCTGTGGCCGGGCCTGTCGGGCGGCGAGGTGATCGACCTGCTCGGCCGGATGCGCGGCGGGCTCGACAAGCGGCGCAAGGCCGATCTTCTCGAGCGCTTCGACCTCGACCCCCGCAAGAAGGGCCGCGCCTACAGCAAGGGCAACCGGCAGAAGGTGGCCCTGATCGCGGCCCTGGCGTCCGACGTGGAACTGCTGCTCCTGGACGAGCCGACCTCCGGCCTGGACCCCCTCATGGAGGAGGTGTTCCGGGACGCGGTCCGCGAGGAGCAGCGGCGCGGTGACCGCACCGTGCTGCTGTCCAGCCACATCCTCTCCGAGGTCGAGGCGCTGTGCGACCGGCTCACCATCATCAGGGACGGCCGCGCCGTCGAGACCGGCACCCTGGACGACCTACGTCACCTGAGCCGCACCACGATCCAGGCCGAGCTGGCCGGGCCCGTGGACGGGCTGGCGAGCCTGCCCGGCGTCCACGACCTGCGCGCAGAGAACGGCCGGGTGCGCTTCGACGTCGACACCGAGGCCCTCGACCCCGCGCTGCGCCACCTCACCGCCGTGGGCGTGCGCAGCCTCGTCAGCAGGCCGCCCACGCTGGAGGAGCTGTTCCTCCGCCACTACGACCGCGGCCAGGCCGCCGAGGTGTCGCGATGA
- a CDS encoding TetR/AcrR family transcriptional regulator, translating into MATTQPNPEDLTARARIRDAALLHFGEHGFERATIRGIAKTAGVSSGLVRHHFGSKQALREACDDYMAQTVRQLNDQAREGLRNGTFGDIDHIAAARAALIPYQRYLARELADGSAAALFDQMVEMTEGWLATFEETGDVTFTADRRSRATVLTAMALAVPVLHEHVSRGLGVDTLTPEGDHRLAMALLDIYSHPLMSPEDAAAARVALDKVRDQTPAERDATLRAFKERQP; encoded by the coding sequence GTGGCGACGACCCAGCCGAACCCCGAGGACCTCACCGCCCGTGCCCGCATCCGAGACGCGGCGCTGCTGCACTTCGGAGAGCACGGATTCGAGAGGGCGACCATCCGCGGGATCGCCAAGACCGCAGGAGTCTCCTCAGGTCTGGTACGCCACCATTTCGGCTCCAAACAGGCGCTGCGCGAGGCGTGCGACGACTACATGGCCCAGACGGTCCGGCAACTGAACGACCAGGCCCGCGAAGGGCTCAGGAACGGCACGTTCGGCGACATCGACCACATCGCCGCCGCGCGCGCCGCCCTGATCCCCTACCAGCGGTACCTGGCGCGAGAGCTGGCCGACGGATCCGCCGCGGCGCTGTTCGACCAGATGGTCGAGATGACCGAAGGGTGGCTCGCCACCTTCGAGGAGACCGGTGACGTCACCTTCACGGCGGACCGCCGTTCCCGCGCGACCGTGCTCACCGCGATGGCGCTGGCCGTCCCGGTGCTGCACGAGCACGTCTCGCGGGGGCTCGGCGTCGACACGCTGACGCCGGAGGGAGACCACCGCCTCGCCATGGCGCTGCTCGACATCTATTCGCACCCTCTCATGAGCCCGGAGGACGCCGCCGCGGCGCGCGTCGCTCTGGACAAGGTCCGGGACCAAACCCCAGCGGAGCGCGACGCCACGCTCCGCGCGTTCAAGGAGCGACAACCATGA
- a CDS encoding DUF1697 domain-containing protein encodes MRYVALLRGINVSPRTQIAMADLRALLEGLGYGDVRTHLRSGNALFTAGADDPAGIAGRIRRRCAEKLGVGPAVILRTVPELRAVVEENPLEIRDPARFMVAFQAEVPDRGVVDGIDPALYAPEEVAIGRRELYMYFPDGLRRTKLPALLEERSGVLATMRNWNTVTRLLELGEGP; translated from the coding sequence ATGCGCTACGTGGCGCTGCTGCGCGGCATCAACGTCAGCCCCCGCACCCAGATCGCCATGGCGGATCTCCGGGCGCTGCTGGAGGGCCTCGGGTACGGCGATGTCCGCACGCACCTGCGGAGCGGGAACGCCCTGTTCACGGCCGGCGCGGACGATCCCGCCGGCATCGCCGGCCGTATCCGGCGCCGATGCGCCGAGAAACTGGGCGTCGGGCCCGCGGTCATCCTGCGGACGGTGCCGGAGCTGCGCGCCGTCGTCGAGGAGAATCCCCTGGAGATCCGGGACCCGGCGAGGTTCATGGTGGCGTTCCAGGCCGAGGTCCCCGATCGGGGCGTCGTGGACGGCATCGACCCGGCGCTCTACGCGCCGGAGGAGGTCGCGATCGGCAGGCGGGAGCTGTACATGTACTTCCCCGACGGCCTCAGGCGGACCAAGCTGCCGGCCCTGCTGGAGGAGCGGTCCGGCGTCCTCGCCACCATGCGCAACTGGAACACGGTCACGCGGCTGCTCGAACTCGGCGAAGGCCCATGA